The proteins below come from a single Chrysoperla carnea chromosome 1, inChrCarn1.1, whole genome shotgun sequence genomic window:
- the LOC123305151 gene encoding octopamine receptor beta-2R-like translates to MASASPSANNIQRLPSPMTTIPTSALFMAATSTNMTTNLSSATSTTLTPLSSSSMLPPYKDDGQEWSDMLLLIIKGSVMGSIIIAAIFGNLLVIVSVMRHRKLRIITNYFVVSLAFADMLVAMVVMTFNASVQLTGQWLFGYFMCDVWSASDVYFSTASILHLCCISVDRYYAIVKPLKYPINMTKRVVAVMLLSTWVSPALISFVPIFADLYTTNENRDFRTHNPEVCDFRVNKVYAVISSSISFWIPCTIMIFTYLQIFREANRQEKQLHSRHGNAMLMHRENTNGDMLSSSGGSSKTLTANEINPDHLHHTPTKDRNIIKMKREHKAARTLGIIMGTFILCWLPFFVVYITTSLCPECYCPDFIVIAVFWIGYFNSTLNPLIYAYFNRDFREAFKNTLQCAFCSLCRRAPSDLEALDIRRPSLRYDGRTKSIYSETYLKHIDRRRSSEFGSSL, encoded by the coding sequence ATGGCTTCGGCATCGCCCTCAGCAAATAATATTCAACGTTTACCATCGCCAATGACAACAATACCGACATCAGCATTATTTATGGCAGCAACTTCTACAAACATGACAACAAATTTATCATCGGCCACTTCAACAACACTAACCCCACTAAGTTCATCATCGATGCTACCACCGTACAAAGATGATGGTCAAGAATGGAGTGATAtgttattattgattataaaaggTTCCGTTATGGGTTCCATAATAATTGCTGCTATCTTTGGTAATTTATTAGTGATTGTATCAGTTATGCGTCATAGAAAACTACGTATAATTACAAACTATTTTGTTGTTTCGCTAGCATTCGCTGATATGTTAGTTGCAATGGTTGTAATGACATTTAACGCGAGTGTACAGTTAACGGGGCAATGGTTGTTCGGATACTTTATGTGTGACGTTTGGTCCGCATCGGATGTATATTTTTCGACAGCATCAATTTTACATCTGTGTTGTATTAGTGTGGATCGTTATTATGCGATAGTGAAACCGCTAAAATATCCCATAAATATGACAAAACGTGTTGTGGCCGTAATGTTACTAAGTACTTGGGTGAGTCCAGCACTAATTAGTTTTGTGCCAATATTCGCGGATTTATATACAACAAATGAGAATCGTGATTTTCGGACGCATAATCCGGAGGTATGTGATTTTCGTGTGAATAAAGTGTATGCGGTTATTAGTTCTAGTATTTCTTTTTGGATACCATGTACAATaatgatttttacatatttacaaatttttcgtgAAGCTAATCGCCAAGAAAAACAACTACATTCACGGCATGGGAATGCAATGTTAATGCATCGTGAAAACACTAATGGGGATATGTTATCTTCATCCGGTGGATCATCGAAAACACTTACAGCGAATGAAATCAATCCGGATCACTTGCATCATACACCAACGAAAGATCGGAATATCATTAAAATGAAGCGTGAACATAAAGCTGCCCGTACATTGGGTATTATTATGGGTACATTTATACTATGTTGGCTACCATTTTTTGTCGTATATATAACAACATCACTCTGCCCAGAATGTTATTGTCCCGATTTCATAGTGATTGCAGTCTTTTGGATTGGATATTTTAATTCAACACTGAATCCATTGATATATGCGTATTTTAATCGTGATTTTCGGGAGGCATTTAAGAATACGTTACAATGTGCATTTTGTAGTTTGTGTCGTAGGGCACCATCAGATTTGGAAGCGTTAGATATACGGCGGCCATCATTAAGATATGATGGACGTACAAAAAGTATATATtctgaaacatatttaaaacatattgatCGACGAAGATCATCGGAGTTTGGTTCGTCGCTCTGA